In a single window of the Patescibacteria group bacterium genome:
- a CDS encoding glycosyltransferase family 39 protein, whose translation MKIKELLLIVFLLILAFSLRVYKLGVIPPSPDWDEAALGYNAYSILKTGKDEYGKFLPIVFRSFDDYKPPVYIYLTIPSVAVFGLNTFAVRFPSVVLGTLTVIITYLLVRRLFKNKNLAFLSALLLAISPWHLQFSRVAFETNAALFFNVAGVWLFLEGLTRPKLWVLSAISFALAPYTYHSARVFTPLLIMGLVFFFRINLFKNKKWAMTFGLLLLIITIPLGLTLLSPEGRLRLKGVSALADQTGVLRRDIIKIEDDQKNGFPFVNLIHNRRLTYALVVIDGYLRHFDLKWLFLDGDIPRHHAPGLGILYLWELPFLFVGIYQIAFKEKEARKIIFWWFLMAPVAASPTTELPHAVRTLTFLPTFQIMIAYGLLAALKKFPSLGLLKKLLIVPFLFFIPFNIFYYFHQYYVHLPIETSQYWQYGYQEAVEEVKKVYDHYDKIIVSTKLEQPNMFFLFYLKYDPQKYLREGGTATGGFADHRNKFAKFEFRPIADNEKFPPRTLLVGTQRELSEKAFKTIYYLDGTEAIKIAGM comes from the coding sequence ATGAAAATTAAAGAATTACTGCTGATCGTTTTTTTACTAATTTTGGCTTTTAGCCTAAGAGTCTATAAATTGGGGGTCATTCCTCCAAGTCCCGATTGGGACGAAGCGGCCTTAGGTTACAATGCCTATTCAATTTTAAAGACCGGTAAAGACGAATACGGAAAATTCCTGCCTATTGTTTTTAGGTCTTTTGACGATTATAAGCCGCCTGTTTATATTTATTTAACTATTCCTTCGGTTGCGGTTTTTGGTTTGAATACTTTTGCCGTCAGATTTCCTTCGGTTGTTTTAGGGACATTGACAGTTATTATCACCTATCTTTTAGTCAGGAGATTGTTTAAAAATAAAAACCTGGCTTTTTTAAGCGCCCTGCTTTTAGCCATTTCGCCATGGCACCTACAGTTTTCGCGTGTCGCTTTTGAAACCAATGCCGCTTTGTTTTTTAATGTTGCCGGTGTTTGGCTTTTTCTGGAAGGATTAACTCGGCCAAAATTATGGGTGCTTTCAGCCATTTCTTTTGCTTTAGCACCCTATACTTATCATAGTGCCCGGGTTTTTACGCCACTTTTGATCATGGGTTTGGTTTTTTTCTTCAGAATTAATCTTTTCAAAAACAAAAAATGGGCTATGACTTTTGGATTGCTCTTACTGATTATAACGATTCCCTTGGGATTAACCCTTCTTTCTCCCGAGGGAAGATTAAGGCTTAAGGGGGTAAGCGCTTTGGCTGACCAAACAGGGGTTTTAAGAAGAGATATCATTAAAATTGAAGATGATCAGAAAAACGGGTTTCCTTTTGTCAATTTAATCCATAATCGAAGATTAACTTACGCTTTGGTTGTGATCGACGGATACTTACGACATTTTGATTTGAAATGGTTGTTTTTAGACGGTGATATTCCTCGGCACCACGCGCCGGGATTAGGAATTTTATATTTATGGGAACTGCCGTTTCTTTTTGTAGGGATTTATCAAATAGCTTTTAAGGAAAAGGAGGCGAGGAAAATCATCTTTTGGTGGTTTTTGATGGCGCCCGTCGCTGCTTCCCCGACGACAGAATTGCCTCATGCCGTAAGGACCTTAACTTTTTTACCGACTTTCCAAATAATGATTGCCTATGGTTTATTGGCAGCTTTAAAAAAATTCCCCTCTCTTGGTTTACTTAAGAAATTATTGATTGTGCCGTTTTTATTTTTTATTCCTTTTAATATTTTTTATTATTTTCATCAATACTACGTTCATTTACCAATTGAAACCTCTCAATACTGGCAGTACGGCTATCAAGAGGCCGTTGAGGAAGTTAAAAAAGTTTATGATCATTACGACAAGATTATCGTTTCCACGAAACTTGAACAACCCAATATGTTTTTCCTTTTTTACCTTAAATATGATCCTCAAAAATATCTTAGGGAGGGTGGAACCGCTACCGGAGGTTTTGCCGACCATAGAAATAAATTTGCCAAGTTTGAATTTAGACCGATTGCCGATAATGAGAAATTCCCTCCGAGAACGCTTTTAGTTGGAACCCAAAGAGAACTATCAGAAAAAGCCTTTAAAACCATTTATTATCTTGACGGCACCGAAGCCATAAAAATTGCCGGCATGTAA
- a CDS encoding glycosyltransferase family 4 protein, whose protein sequence is MKIGIFDPYLDSLGGGERYVLTLAEHLSENHLVRIFWDEEEIKERIKERLAINLDKAEFYRNVFSKRLNLWQKLRMTSQYDLIFILSDGSLPTTLAKKNILHFQRPFTKIKTQSLTDRVKLSRYQKIICNSFFTKNYIDQEYRVNSSVVYPPVDVGQFKPQEKENLIVSVGRFSKDAGKKQKEMIIFFKKLHQILGGWELYLIGGLLEQDMAYFNEIKQLAKGFPVKLFPNEPFANLKKHYSQAKIYWHAAGFNEDEKNNPAGMEHFGISTVEAMASGCVPLVYDAGGQKEIVNDRVSGFLWQNEKELIDQTLAVAQDEDLRIKMAKEGIKRAEDFSREVFLRRMDEIIFS, encoded by the coding sequence ATGAAGATCGGAATTTTTGATCCTTATTTAGACAGTTTGGGCGGGGGAGAACGTTATGTTTTAACCCTGGCCGAACACTTAAGCGAAAATCATCTGGTTAGGATTTTTTGGGACGAAGAAGAAATTAAGGAAAGAATTAAAGAAAGACTGGCGATAAATTTAGATAAAGCTGAATTTTATCGTAATGTTTTTTCCAAAAGATTAAATTTATGGCAAAAATTAAGAATGACTTCTCAATATGACCTCATTTTTATTCTAAGTGACGGTAGTCTTCCTACGACCCTAGCCAAAAAAAACATTCTTCATTTCCAACGTCCTTTCACAAAGATCAAGACGCAAAGTCTAACGGACAGAGTTAAGTTAAGTCGCTATCAAAAAATTATCTGTAACTCTTTCTTTACCAAAAATTATATTGACCAGGAATACCGTGTTAACTCTTCAGTTGTTTATCCGCCCGTCGATGTCGGGCAATTCAAACCGCAAGAGAAGGAAAACTTAATTGTCTCGGTAGGCAGGTTCAGTAAAGACGCCGGTAAAAAACAAAAAGAAATGATTATTTTTTTCAAAAAACTTCACCAGATTCTTGGAGGTTGGGAATTATATTTAATCGGGGGATTGCTTGAGCAAGACATGGCCTATTTTAACGAAATTAAACAATTAGCCAAGGGTTTCCCTGTTAAACTTTTTCCCAATGAGCCGTTTGCTAATCTTAAAAAACACTATTCTCAAGCTAAAATTTATTGGCATGCGGCCGGTTTTAACGAAGATGAAAAAAACAATCCGGCCGGGATGGAACATTTTGGGATTTCGACGGTAGAAGCGATGGCTTCCGGTTGTGTGCCCTTGGTTTATGATGCCGGCGGACAGAAAGAAATAGTCAATGACAGGGTGAGCGGCTTTTTATGGCAAAACGAAAAAGAATTAATTGATCAGACATTGGCTGTTGCTCAAGATGAGGATTTAAGAATAAAAATGGCAAAAGAGGGAATAAAAAGGGCCGAGGATTTTTCCAGGGAAGTTTTTTTAAGGAGAATGGATGAAATTATTTTTAGTTAA
- a CDS encoding glycosyltransferase family 2 protein, protein MNRISILILTKNEEKNIFACIESTRQLAGEIIVVDAESSDKTGEIAKKTGAQVFLNPFKDFAGQRNFAMIKASCRWVLYLDADERVTPELASSIKDQTENTNNNFVAYRVKRKNFYLGDHEWPKIEELERFFKKDQLKGWYGELHESPIISGKIGELKGYLNHYTHRDLSSMLKKTIEWSKVEADLRFKAGHPKMTWWRFPRMMLTEFLKYYLGQGGWKLGTVGLIESLYQSFSIFITYVRLWERQNEDRNF, encoded by the coding sequence ATGAATAGAATTTCTATTCTGATACTGACAAAAAACGAAGAGAAAAATATTTTTGCCTGCATTGAATCTACCCGTCAGTTGGCGGGCGAAATAATCGTTGTGGATGCGGAGTCTTCGGATAAAACCGGAGAAATTGCCAAAAAAACAGGCGCCCAAGTTTTTCTTAATCCTTTTAAAGATTTCGCCGGTCAGCGTAATTTTGCCATGATTAAAGCTTCTTGTCGTTGGGTTTTATATCTGGATGCAGACGAAAGGGTGACACCGGAATTAGCGTCAAGCATAAAAGATCAAACGGAAAACACCAATAATAATTTTGTGGCCTACAGGGTTAAGAGAAAAAACTTTTATTTGGGTGATCACGAATGGCCAAAGATCGAAGAACTTGAACGATTTTTTAAAAAAGATCAACTGAAAGGTTGGTATGGAGAACTCCACGAAAGTCCGATAATCAGCGGTAAAATTGGGGAATTAAAGGGTTATTTAAATCATTATACCCATCGTGATCTTTCCTCAATGCTTAAAAAAACCATCGAGTGGTCGAAAGTAGAAGCAGACTTACGGTTTAAAGCTGGTCATCCCAAAATGACCTGGTGGAGATTTCCCCGGATGATGTTAACAGAATTCCTTAAATATTACCTGGGACAAGGAGGATGGAAACTCGGGACCGTCGGTCTTATTGAAAGCCTTTATCAGTCATTCAGTATTTTTATTACCTACGTTCGTCTTTGGGAAAGGCAAAATGAAGATCGGAATTTTTGA
- a CDS encoding glycosyltransferase family 2 protein: protein MKVSIIIPNYNRTDDLVKNLPLILETGASEVIVVDDGSEQFQSSILREFIQKQNYSSKVKIIENKKNLGFSSTINRGVKEAIGEIVVLLNTDVTPKADFLRPLVQHFTDLQVFAVGCLDISIEGEKEIQRGRGLAKWHHGFLIHKRGEVNKTETFWVSCGSGAFRKDLWEKLGGLDSLYNPFYWEDIDLSYRARKSGYKIIFEPLSQVIHRHEEGIIKQKFSQFYIKTISYRNQFIFIWKNITDYDLLRSHFLWLSYHLIRRIISLDLPFWLGFMMAIGKLPTILVHRLKTVKLFVKKDKELFLDD from the coding sequence ATGAAAGTTTCCATTATCATTCCTAATTACAACCGAACTGACGATTTAGTTAAAAACTTGCCTTTAATTTTAGAAACGGGAGCTTCCGAAGTCATCGTTGTTGATGATGGTTCGGAACAGTTTCAAAGCTCAATCCTCCGGGAGTTTATTCAAAAGCAAAATTACAGTTCAAAAGTCAAAATTATAGAAAATAAAAAGAACCTTGGTTTTTCTTCAACGATTAATAGAGGAGTTAAAGAAGCAATCGGCGAGATTGTGGTTTTGCTAAATACCGACGTTACGCCTAAAGCCGACTTCCTTAGGCCGCTGGTTCAACACTTCACTGACTTACAAGTTTTTGCCGTTGGCTGTTTGGACATAAGTATTGAGGGAGAGAAAGAAATTCAAAGAGGCCGGGGACTAGCCAAATGGCACCATGGGTTTCTTATTCATAAAAGAGGGGAAGTAAATAAAACAGAGACCTTTTGGGTATCCTGCGGCAGCGGCGCTTTTAGAAAAGACTTATGGGAAAAACTCGGCGGACTTGATTCTTTATATAACCCCTTTTATTGGGAAGATATTGATCTTTCCTACCGGGCTCGAAAGTCTGGTTATAAAATTATTTTCGAGCCTTTAAGCCAGGTAATCCACCGACATGAAGAGGGAATTATCAAACAAAAATTCAGCCAATTTTATATAAAAACCATATCCTACCGTAATCAGTTCATCTTTATTTGGAAAAATATTACAGATTATGATTTGCTAAGAAGCCATTTTCTTTGGTTGTCGTATCACCTCATAAGAAGAATTATCTCTTTGGATTTGCCTTTTTGGTTAGGTTTTATGATGGCGATAGGAAAATTGCCGACGATTCTTGTTCACCGATTAAAAACAGTAAAATTATTTGTTAAAAAAGACAAAGAATTGTTTCTCGATGATTAA
- a CDS encoding glycosyltransferase family 2 protein, translating into MKLSVVLATYNEEKNLGSCLNLIKDIADEIVIVDGRSSDRTVEIAKKYGAKVIVADNPPIFHLNKQKAIDLALGDWILQLDADERVTPELKEEIRSAINNPLSANGYWIPRKNWFLGRFLTKGGQYPDYTLRLFRKGKGKLPCQSVHEQAVVEGEVGYLKNPLIHMADTSFRRYLRRWDRYTDLMASELKQESAQKDAVSKFYESLKFLFIKPTWWFLLTYLRHKGFVDSWQGFVFSFFSALRFPVGYLKYLKIYFFKK; encoded by the coding sequence ATGAAACTGTCAGTAGTGTTAGCAACATACAATGAGGAAAAAAATCTTGGATCATGCCTTAATCTTATAAAAGATATCGCTGACGAGATTGTTATTGTCGACGGAAGATCCTCGGATAGAACCGTGGAAATTGCCAAGAAATACGGCGCAAAAGTTATTGTTGCCGATAACCCGCCGATCTTTCATCTTAATAAACAAAAAGCTATTGATTTGGCTTTGGGTGATTGGATTTTACAGTTAGATGCTGACGAGCGGGTGACACCGGAGCTTAAGGAAGAAATACGATCAGCGATCAATAATCCATTATCTGCCAACGGCTATTGGATTCCTCGTAAGAATTGGTTTTTGGGAAGATTCTTAACCAAAGGTGGTCAGTATCCGGATTATACTTTACGGCTTTTCCGAAAGGGGAAAGGGAAACTGCCTTGTCAAAGTGTCCATGAGCAAGCCGTGGTGGAGGGCGAAGTAGGTTATCTCAAAAATCCCCTGATTCATATGGCCGATACAAGTTTTCGTCGATATTTAAGACGCTGGGATCGCTATACAGATCTGATGGCCAGTGAATTGAAACAAGAATCTGCACAAAAAGATGCGGTTTCTAAATTTTACGAGAGCCTTAAATTTCTTTTTATCAAACCAACCTGGTGGTTTTTGTTAACCTATCTTCGTCATAAGGGATTTGTGGATTCTTGGCAGGGTTTTGTTTTTTCCTTCTTTTCGGCTCTGAGATTTCCAGTCGGCTATCTAAAATATCTTAAAATTTATTTTTTTAAAAAATGA
- a CDS encoding glycosyltransferase family 39 protein: MKKIITSPRILLLLILILAGILRFFKLGEIPPALSWDEVAQGYNAYSLGTTGKDEFGRFLPLDYLESFGDFKPVLYTYMAVIPVKIWGLNEFSTRFPSAFFGTLTVLLSYYLVEEMFFKNKNKKILALLTSFFMAISPWHLQMSRVAFEANLGLFLVVLGVYLFLRGLNGGKISLFLSALPFAATFYTFNSTRAFVPIFLAGLVLLFFKEGKKLWKQSLFFAIFFLLLLLPIVPHLISPQANLRFREVNIFSDLKPIELSNSRIAIDQDSWWSRILHNRRWMFTTEFLRHYTDNLNLNFLFLHGDINPKFSIQDVGHLYLIDLPFFIAGLFFLLKKYPKQAKLIFLWLLVGLIPAATARETPHALRILQTLPTWQIILAIGWLELFLWCKNKTLKKGGAVILGIVLVLNFFWYLHHYYVHYPKEFASEWQYGYKEAIGYLNSQYENYERITFTDNLGRPYIYFLFYKKYSPLKFRQTAVVERNAFGFVNVKSFDKYVFGGLDLLQTDRDKKTLSVVSSQDLPQDKKPLKDIFLPDGKIILRVYEN; encoded by the coding sequence ATGAAAAAAATAATTACCTCACCCCGGATTTTACTCTTACTGATACTTATCTTAGCGGGAATCCTAAGATTTTTCAAACTTGGGGAAATTCCGCCGGCGTTGTCTTGGGATGAAGTTGCCCAAGGTTATAACGCTTATAGCTTGGGAACGACCGGTAAAGACGAATTTGGGCGATTTCTTCCTTTGGATTATTTGGAGTCTTTTGGTGACTTTAAGCCTGTTCTTTATACCTATATGGCCGTCATCCCGGTTAAAATTTGGGGCTTAAACGAATTCTCTACCAGATTTCCCTCCGCTTTCTTCGGAACATTAACGGTACTTTTGTCATATTATTTGGTTGAGGAAATGTTTTTCAAAAATAAAAATAAAAAGATCCTGGCTTTACTGACTTCTTTCTTTATGGCCATTTCTCCCTGGCATCTGCAGATGTCCAGAGTTGCTTTTGAAGCCAATTTAGGCCTTTTTTTGGTCGTTTTAGGTGTCTATCTTTTTCTTCGTGGTTTAAACGGGGGGAAAATAAGCTTATTTTTATCGGCGTTGCCTTTTGCCGCTACTTTTTATACTTTTAACAGCACCCGGGCCTTCGTGCCTATTTTTTTGGCTGGACTAGTTCTCCTCTTCTTTAAAGAAGGAAAAAAACTTTGGAAGCAGAGTCTCTTCTTTGCCATTTTCTTTTTACTGTTACTTTTACCTATTGTTCCCCATCTTATTTCTCCTCAGGCTAATCTTAGGTTCAGAGAAGTGAATATTTTTTCTGACCTTAAGCCGATAGAGTTAAGCAATTCCAGGATAGCCATAGATCAAGACAGTTGGTGGTCGCGAATTCTCCACAATCGAAGATGGATGTTTACGACAGAGTTTTTAAGACATTATACCGATAACCTTAATCTAAACTTTTTATTTCTTCATGGAGATATAAATCCTAAGTTTTCTATTCAAGACGTTGGTCATCTTTATTTAATCGATTTGCCTTTCTTTATCGCCGGTTTGTTCTTTTTGCTTAAAAAATATCCAAAACAGGCGAAATTAATTTTTCTTTGGTTGCTGGTCGGTCTTATTCCGGCCGCGACGGCTCGGGAGACACCTCATGCCTTGCGAATTTTGCAGACCCTGCCTACCTGGCAAATTATTCTCGCCATAGGTTGGCTGGAACTTTTCCTGTGGTGTAAAAACAAGACTCTAAAGAAAGGGGGAGCGGTCATTCTGGGAATAGTTTTGGTTTTAAACTTCTTTTGGTATCTCCATCATTATTATGTTCATTACCCGAAGGAGTTTGCCAGCGAGTGGCAGTATGGTTATAAAGAAGCGATTGGTTATCTAAATAGCCAGTATGAAAATTACGAGCGGATTACCTTTACGGATAATTTGGGCCGACCTTACATTTATTTTCTTTTTTATAAAAAATATTCACCGCTTAAGTTTCGGCAAACAGCCGTTGTCGAACGTAATGCTTTCGGCTTTGTTAACGTTAAAAGTTTTGACAAATACGTTTTCGGAGGGTTGGATCTTCTTCAAACCGATAGAGACAAAAAAACTCTTTCTGTCGTCTCGTCACAAGATCTGCCTCAAGATAAAAAACCCTTAAAAGACATTTTTTTGCCAGACGGGAAAATTATTTTAAGAGTTTATGAAAATTAA
- a CDS encoding YfhO family protein produces MKLFLVKIFPIVFFLILSLFFFKPVIFENKLPLPADTIVGLYHPWRDYYLKDYPSGIPFKNFLVTDPVRQQYVWRSLSFDQLKNNHLPLWNPYNFSGMPLLANFQSAVFYPLNILFLIFPFNLGWAIMVMLQPFLAGLFLYQYLRNLKIDKWASFLGAIVFSFSGFSIAWLEWNTIIHTGLWLPLILLSIDKIFQSRNKNLVIWSGLLFLSLISSFFAGHLQVFFYVIIFSLLYLIFRWWQNGRSKKMFLLFSFCFLFFSLITVIQWFPTLQFISQSARNLDQIDWQQPGWFIPWQNLIQLLVPDFFGNPATLNYWGEWNYGEFVSYIGVVPLFFALLAILWRRDKKTLFFGGITFLSLIFALPTFLAKLPYQWRLPLMSTSQPTRLLFMTDFSLSVLAGLGLDFLIKNLKHRKKAGAVLVFLGLLLFSLWLFVLTGPTWFKALSLENLLIAKRNLIFPSLTFLIFLCLVGVYHGLKYRLEKLNNSFPVRNFFYGGILILTILDLFRFGWKFTPFTDKEWLFPQTETIKFLKNQPKPFRFMTTDRRIFPPNFATFYKLEDVAGYDPLYLRDYGEFTSAWYRGRADIKPLSFNRILTPQDYDSKLTDLLNVKYILSLKEEKSPKLKLVFQEGQTRVYENADVLPRTFFADGIKVAGNKQEAIESIFTQDFNRKKIVSLERIETNDSDLKSNCNNCQAEIKEYSENKIIIKTQNTEDGFLVLMDPYYPAWKATIDSLETKIYRTNYAFRGVFVPRGKHEIEFSMSFL; encoded by the coding sequence ATGAAATTATTTTTAGTTAAAATTTTCCCGATTGTTTTTTTTCTTATTCTTTCTCTTTTCTTTTTTAAGCCGGTTATCTTTGAGAATAAATTACCCCTTCCGGCCGATACGATTGTTGGTCTGTATCATCCTTGGCGAGATTATTATCTTAAGGATTATCCCAGCGGTATTCCCTTTAAGAATTTTTTAGTAACCGACCCTGTTCGTCAGCAATATGTTTGGCGATCCTTGTCTTTTGATCAATTGAAAAATAATCATCTTCCATTGTGGAATCCGTATAATTTTTCCGGAATGCCACTTTTGGCTAATTTTCAAAGCGCCGTCTTTTATCCTCTGAATATTCTCTTCTTAATTTTTCCTTTTAATCTTGGTTGGGCAATAATGGTCATGCTTCAGCCTTTTTTAGCCGGCCTTTTTTTATATCAATATTTACGAAATTTAAAAATAGATAAGTGGGCAAGTTTTTTAGGGGCTATTGTCTTTTCTTTCTCCGGATTTTCAATTGCCTGGTTGGAATGGAATACAATTATTCACACGGGATTGTGGTTACCTCTAATTTTACTTTCGATAGATAAAATTTTTCAGTCAAGAAACAAAAATCTTGTGATTTGGAGCGGTCTTTTATTTTTAAGCCTGATTTCTTCGTTTTTTGCCGGTCATTTACAGGTCTTTTTTTACGTTATCATTTTTTCATTACTTTACCTAATCTTTAGATGGTGGCAAAACGGAAGATCAAAAAAAATGTTCTTGCTTTTTTCTTTTTGTTTTTTGTTTTTTTCTTTAATAACGGTTATTCAATGGTTTCCTACTTTACAATTTATAAGTCAAAGCGCCCGCAATCTTGATCAGATTGATTGGCAGCAACCGGGGTGGTTTATTCCCTGGCAAAATCTCATCCAGCTTCTGGTTCCGGATTTTTTCGGTAATCCGGCGACCCTAAATTACTGGGGAGAGTGGAATTATGGAGAGTTTGTGAGTTATATCGGCGTTGTTCCTCTGTTTTTTGCTCTTTTGGCCATTCTTTGGCGTCGTGATAAAAAAACGTTATTTTTTGGCGGAATAACATTTCTTTCCTTAATTTTTGCCCTGCCGACTTTTTTGGCTAAATTGCCGTATCAGTGGCGCCTGCCGTTAATGTCAACCAGCCAGCCGACGAGACTTTTATTTATGACTGACTTCTCCTTGTCTGTTTTGGCCGGTTTAGGGTTAGATTTTTTGATAAAAAATTTAAAGCACAGGAAAAAAGCCGGAGCGGTTCTTGTTTTTTTGGGCCTTCTTCTTTTTAGCTTATGGCTTTTTGTTTTAACCGGCCCCACCTGGTTTAAAGCACTGAGTTTGGAAAATTTATTAATTGCGAAACGAAATTTAATTTTCCCATCATTGACTTTCTTAATTTTTCTTTGTCTTGTTGGTGTCTATCACGGACTAAAATATCGTCTAGAGAAACTAAACAATTCTTTTCCCGTTCGGAATTTCTTTTATGGGGGGATTTTAATCTTGACGATTTTAGATCTTTTCCGGTTTGGCTGGAAATTTACGCCTTTTACCGATAAAGAATGGCTTTTTCCCCAAACGGAAACAATTAAATTTTTAAAAAATCAACCTAAACCTTTTCGCTTTATGACTACCGACAGAAGAATTTTCCCCCCAAATTTTGCGACCTTTTACAAACTAGAAGACGTGGCTGGTTACGATCCTTTATATCTTCGTGATTACGGAGAGTTTACCAGCGCCTGGTATCGAGGGAGGGCCGATATTAAACCTTTGTCCTTTAATCGGATATTAACCCCCCAGGATTACGACTCGAAGCTAACCGATTTACTTAATGTAAAATATATTTTGAGCCTTAAGGAGGAAAAATCACCAAAACTTAAATTAGTCTTTCAAGAAGGCCAAACAAGAGTTTATGAAAATGCCGATGTTTTGCCGAGAACGTTTTTTGCCGATGGTATTAAGGTGGCTGGTAATAAACAGGAGGCCATTGAGTCAATCTTTACCCAGGATTTTAATCGGAAAAAAATAGTTTCCCTGGAGAGAATCGAAACTAACGATTCGGATTTAAAGTCGAATTGCAATAATTGTCAAGCAGAAATAAAGGAATACTCTGAAAATAAGATAATTATCAAAACACAAAATACAGAAGACGGTTTTTTGGTTTTAATGGATCCGTATTATCCGGCCTGGAAAGCCACCATCGATAGTTTGGAAACGAAAATTTATCGTACTAATTACGCTTTCCGCGGAGTTTTCGTTCCCCGAGGGAAGCACGAGATCGAATTTAGCATGAGTTTCTTATGA
- a CDS encoding glycosyltransferase family 2 protein, which translates to MKKIAVIILNWNGKEDTLECLESIQNMEQGTFNLKVIVVDNGSTDDSVDRIKKFIDSEKSAIKLVENQENLGFAGGNNIGIKHALENEADYVMLINNDTQVDKNLMTELLKAMEQNKNVGIVGPKIYFAKGYEYHRHRYKETELGRIIWYAGGLIDWRNVYASHRGVDEVDIGQYDKVEETAFTTGCAMLVKKEVFGEIGFLDEKYFMYLEDVDLCLRARKAGFKILYKPQGIVWHKNAQSSGQPGSPLHTYYLTRNRLIFGMRHASLRTKLALLRESIRLYFKSDVERWAVSDFFLGRLGKGKSYGTI; encoded by the coding sequence ATGAAAAAAATTGCCGTTATTATTCTTAATTGGAATGGAAAAGAAGATACGCTTGAATGTTTGGAATCGATACAAAACATGGAACAGGGAACATTTAACCTTAAAGTTATTGTGGTTGATAACGGTTCGACCGATGATTCGGTTGATAGAATTAAAAAATTTATTGATTCGGAAAAATCAGCGATAAAGTTGGTAGAGAATCAGGAAAATCTGGGGTTTGCGGGGGGGAACAATATCGGGATAAAACACGCCCTAGAAAACGAAGCGGACTACGTGATGCTTATTAATAATGATACTCAAGTTGATAAAAATCTCATGACGGAATTATTGAAAGCGATGGAACAGAATAAAAACGTTGGTATCGTTGGTCCCAAAATTTATTTTGCCAAGGGCTATGAATACCATCGACATCGCTATAAAGAGACTGAACTTGGCAGGATTATTTGGTATGCCGGGGGTTTGATTGATTGGCGTAATGTTTATGCTTCTCATCGGGGGGTCGATGAGGTTGATATTGGACAATATGATAAAGTTGAGGAAACAGCTTTTACGACCGGCTGCGCCATGTTGGTTAAAAAGGAGGTTTTTGGAGAAATTGGATTTCTTGACGAAAAATATTTTATGTATTTAGAAGACGTCGATTTATGTCTTCGAGCCCGGAAAGCGGGTTTTAAAATACTTTATAAACCCCAGGGAATCGTTTGGCATAAAAATGCCCAATCAAGCGGGCAGCCAGGATCACCCTTGCATACCTATTATTTGACCAGAAATCGTTTAATTTTCGGGATGCGCCATGCTTCCTTGAGAACAAAATTAGCTCTTCTTAGAGAATCGATAAGACTTTATTTCAAGAGCGACGTTGAACGTTGGGCCGTCTCTGATTTCTTTTTAGGCAGACTTGGGAAGGGTAAATCTTATGGAACTATTTAG